One window of Vanessa cardui chromosome 5, ilVanCard2.1, whole genome shotgun sequence genomic DNA carries:
- the LOC124530072 gene encoding uncharacterized protein LOC124530072, with the protein MRLISCVALFVVVAMASGNGPQYQLTDAPALFEKFIKDFNKQYKDEADKAVHYEAFVKSLETINKANAQQSTATFDINHLADYTPDEKKHLFGLRLPEKKKE; encoded by the exons ATGAGACTGATCAGTTGCGTTGCACTGTTTGTCGTCGTCGCAATGGCGAGCGGGAACGGACCGCAGTATCAATTGACCGACGCGCCGGCTCTCTTCGAGaagtttattaaagattttaacaAACAATACAAAGATGAAGCGGATAAGGCTGTCCATTACGAGGCGTTCGTGAAGTCCTTAGAGACAATAAATAAGGCGAATGCGCAACAGTCCACTGCGACGTTCGATATAAACCACTTAGCGGATTACACGCCGGATGAAAAGAAACATCTCTTCGGTTTAAGATTGCCAG aaaaaaagaaagaataa